Proteins encoded within one genomic window of Cucumis sativus cultivar 9930 chromosome 3, Cucumber_9930_V3, whole genome shotgun sequence:
- the LOC101206373 gene encoding uncharacterized protein LOC101206373 isoform X1, with translation MSEHIKEAERVGGDGHVGSEESMSSSRKEEEVIKKKYGGIVPKKPPLISKVLFSCKKLCILEIMHPFTYVSKAFESQLQDHERAYFDSADWALGKQGVEKPKGPLEALRPKLQPTQQQTRYRKSPCAPSDGEDGGTAQNEYATSNE, from the exons ATGTCTGAGCATATCAAAGAGGCCGAACGAGTGGGTGGAGATGGACATGTTGGATCTGAAGAATCTATGTCGTCATCTCGTAAAGAG GAGGaagttataaagaaaaaatatggagGAATTGTTCCCAAGAAGCCACCACTCATTTCTAAGGTACTTTTCTCttgtaaaaaattatgtattctTGAGATCATGCATCCTTTCACATATGTGTCTAAAGCTTTTGAATCCCAACTTCAGGATCATGAACGTGCTTATTTTGATTCTGCTGATTGGGCATTGGGAAAG CAAGGAGTTGAGAAGCCGAAAGGACCTTTAGAAGCTCTTCGGCCGAAATTACAG CCAACACAACAGCAAACACGGTACAGGAAGTCTCCTTGTGCTCCATCAGATGGCGAAG ATGGCGGAACTGCTCAAAATGAATATGCAACTTCGAATGAATGA
- the LOC101206373 gene encoding uncharacterized protein LOC101206373 isoform X2, with amino-acid sequence MSEHIKEAERVGGDGHVGSEESMSSSRKEEEVIKKKYGGIVPKKPPLISKDHERAYFDSADWALGKQGVEKPKGPLEALRPKLQPTQQQTRYRKSPCAPSDGEDGGTAQNEYATSNE; translated from the exons ATGTCTGAGCATATCAAAGAGGCCGAACGAGTGGGTGGAGATGGACATGTTGGATCTGAAGAATCTATGTCGTCATCTCGTAAAGAG GAGGaagttataaagaaaaaatatggagGAATTGTTCCCAAGAAGCCACCACTCATTTCTAAG GATCATGAACGTGCTTATTTTGATTCTGCTGATTGGGCATTGGGAAAG CAAGGAGTTGAGAAGCCGAAAGGACCTTTAGAAGCTCTTCGGCCGAAATTACAG CCAACACAACAGCAAACACGGTACAGGAAGTCTCCTTGTGCTCCATCAGATGGCGAAG ATGGCGGAACTGCTCAAAATGAATATGCAACTTCGAATGAATGA
- the LOC101208390 gene encoding E3 ubiquitin-protein ligase MARCH2 isoform X1: protein MKKIPIGSLLRLEESLLFLLLPLHSKSTNFENRRTRKRRLILFVSSIAQILFPFLMGDHFGLLVDQLLTESNLEATIERKNRICHPMASTNANADNMISSSNIDVESVSPSSIVQCRICHDEDDGSKMETPCSCCGSLKYAHRKCIQRWCNEKGDTICEICHQDFKPGYTSPPPVFYYGDINSPIHFRGSWEMSRLNLHVPAGMPDHEYLDSDFDDFFAPSPRSILCCRVVAVIFIALLVLRHTLPIVISGAGGYSWTLLMLLILRIVGILLPIYVMVKAFTYIQRRHRYQAPRLQLTTLGDNSESTNHSQSHLIHLR, encoded by the exons AAAACAGAAGGACGAGAAAAAGAAGGCTTATACTGTTTGTTTCTTCTATCGCACAAATTCTATTCCCATTTTT AATGGGAGATCATTTTGGGCTGTTGGTGGATCAGTTGCTCACTGAATCAAACCTTGAAGCTACtattgagagaaaaaacaGAATTTGTCACCCTATGGCCTCAACAAATGCAAATGCAGATAATATGATATCTTCGTCAAACATTGATGTCGAATCTGTGTCACCTTCAAGTATTGTTCAGTGCAGAATTTGTCATGATGAGGATGATGGCTCAAAAATGGAGACACCATGCTCTTGCTGTGGCAGCTTGAAG TATGCTCATCGCAAGTGCATCCAGCGGTGGTGCAATGAGAAAGGCGATACAATCTGTGAGATTTGCCACCAG GACTTTAAGCCAGGGTATACCTCACCTCCCCCTGTATTTTATTATGGAGATATTAATTCACCAATACATTTCAG GGGAAGTTGGGAGATGTCTAGACTGAACCTGCATGTACCTGCAGGTATGCCTGACCACGAGTATCTTGATTCTGACTTTGATGATTTTTTCGCTCCCTCTCCAAGAAGCATATTGTGCTGCCGTGTGGTTGCAGTAATT TTTATTGCTCTTCTCGTTTTACGCCATACTCTACCAATTGTAATTAGTGGTGCTGGAGGGTATTCATGGACATTGTTAATG TTGCTGATCTTGAGAATTGTTGGGATTCTTCTACCAATATACGTCATGGTTAAGGCATTTACTTACATTCAACGACGGCATCGTTATCAG GCTCCCCGTCTTCAACTCACAACATTAGGTGACAATAGTGAATCGACAAACCATTCTCAATCGCACTTAATCCACTTGAGATAA
- the LOC101208390 gene encoding E3 ubiquitin-protein ligase MARCH2 isoform X2: MGDHFGLLVDQLLTESNLEATIERKNRICHPMASTNANADNMISSSNIDVESVSPSSIVQCRICHDEDDGSKMETPCSCCGSLKYAHRKCIQRWCNEKGDTICEICHQDFKPGYTSPPPVFYYGDINSPIHFRGSWEMSRLNLHVPAGMPDHEYLDSDFDDFFAPSPRSILCCRVVAVIFIALLVLRHTLPIVISGAGGYSWTLLMLLILRIVGILLPIYVMVKAFTYIQRRHRYQAPRLQLTTLGDNSESTNHSQSHLIHLR; this comes from the exons ATGGGAGATCATTTTGGGCTGTTGGTGGATCAGTTGCTCACTGAATCAAACCTTGAAGCTACtattgagagaaaaaacaGAATTTGTCACCCTATGGCCTCAACAAATGCAAATGCAGATAATATGATATCTTCGTCAAACATTGATGTCGAATCTGTGTCACCTTCAAGTATTGTTCAGTGCAGAATTTGTCATGATGAGGATGATGGCTCAAAAATGGAGACACCATGCTCTTGCTGTGGCAGCTTGAAG TATGCTCATCGCAAGTGCATCCAGCGGTGGTGCAATGAGAAAGGCGATACAATCTGTGAGATTTGCCACCAG GACTTTAAGCCAGGGTATACCTCACCTCCCCCTGTATTTTATTATGGAGATATTAATTCACCAATACATTTCAG GGGAAGTTGGGAGATGTCTAGACTGAACCTGCATGTACCTGCAGGTATGCCTGACCACGAGTATCTTGATTCTGACTTTGATGATTTTTTCGCTCCCTCTCCAAGAAGCATATTGTGCTGCCGTGTGGTTGCAGTAATT TTTATTGCTCTTCTCGTTTTACGCCATACTCTACCAATTGTAATTAGTGGTGCTGGAGGGTATTCATGGACATTGTTAATG TTGCTGATCTTGAGAATTGTTGGGATTCTTCTACCAATATACGTCATGGTTAAGGCATTTACTTACATTCAACGACGGCATCGTTATCAG GCTCCCCGTCTTCAACTCACAACATTAGGTGACAATAGTGAATCGACAAACCATTCTCAATCGCACTTAATCCACTTGAGATAA